The window CGCAGGCGCCGCCCGCGATGCCGACGACCGCGCCGACCGTCCCGCCCGCGCCCCCGGCCCGGCAACCGGGGTACGGGTACCCGCAGCCCGGCCCCCAGCAGGGCGGCTACGGCTATCCCCAGCAGGCCCCGCGCCCCGGGTACGGCTACCCGCAGCCGGCCCACCAGGCACCGCAGCAGCCCTACCCGCAGCAGCAGGGCACCTACGGGTACCCGCCGCAGCCCGCACCGCAGCAGCAGGGCGGCTACGGCTACCCCCAGTCGGCCACCGCGCCGCCGTCCCAGCAGCAGGCCCAGCAGCCCGCGCCGCCGGCCCCGCAGCCCCCGGCCGCCCCCGAGGAGTTCGCGCTGCCGCCGCAGGGCCCGCAGTTCCAGCCCCGCTGACCGCCGCGCGGGGCCGCTACTCCGGCCCGGACGGGCCCTTGTACCCGCGCTGCCACTGCATCCCGAAGCCGTACAGCCGGTCGATGTCCGCCTGGAAACCGTTGACGTAGCGCACCTCGCGGCGCACCGTCAGCTGGTTGTCCCCGGAGTTCTCGATCAGCACCACCGCGCAGGAACGGGCGGCCGGGGCGCGTTCCTCCAGCTTGATCTCGATCCGCGGACCGGTCTGCGGCACGATCGTCACCACCGCGTTGGCCTGCTCGAACGCGGGTGTGCCGTCGTAGATGTAGACGAAGATGAGCAGCCGCTTGAACTGGTCCTTCTTCTCCAGGTTCACGTACATCGTCTCGCCGGACGGCGCCCCGTACTGGTCGTCGCCGCTGAGCTTGACGAAGGGCGCGCGCTGGAGGTCCCCGAAGTAGCCGCCGAGCGGTTGCACCACGCCCCGGCTGCCGTCGGACAGTTCGTACATGCAGGCCAGGTCGAGGTCGACGTTGAGCTGGGCGCCCTGCTGCGTGTCCGGCTCCACCGGGCTGAGGATGCGCGGGCTGAACCAGCGCTTGAGCGCGTCCCGGCCGGAGGAGCGCGGCGCTCCTATCCGGGTGGTCCAGTGCAGGTTGACGTAGAGGTAGCCGGTGGTGGCCGCGGCCCCGGTGATCGCGTGCTGCGGCGTCGACTTGGTGAGTGTGATCTTGTGCTGCCCGCCCGGGTCCAGGGTGTTCCGCTCCCCGCGCAGGTACTCCCAAATCGAGGCCATCCCAGTCCTCCCCCAGGGCCGCCGGTCGGTCCGGCGGTCCGTCGCCCAATGATCCGGCATCAGCCCGCCCGCCGGGTACCCGAACTGCTTACCCAGCCACGTGAACCGGACACCGACGGTGCACCGGCGGGACACCGGCCGACCACCCGCCAGCCGACCCGACGGCGGCCGGGAGCCGACGGCGGGTCGGCTGGCGGGACGAAGGTCCCCTCCCGTAACATGCCGCCCCTTCGGACGCGATATCGTCTAGCCGCACAGGTGTCCCGACCGCCCCTGCCCGGGCGCGGTGGGCGCCCGGCGGCAAGGACGTACCGTCAGGCCCTGTCCCGGCGACGGGATCTGATCGTCTGTGTCGCACTGTGACCTGTCCCCTGCGGAAACCCGAGGCCCGACCCGCAATGAACCTGACCTCCATACAGCTGGTCTGGACCGTCATCGGCGGCGCAGCCCTGCTGTTCACCGCCATCCTGGTGGCGACGCTGCGCTTCAAGAACACGACCAAGAACGAGGACTCGGGTGACTCCTGGGAGCGCACCGAGGAGCGCCGCCGGCGCAAGGAGATGATCTACGGAATCTCCTCCTACGTCCTGCTGTTCTGCTGCGCCGGAGTCGCCGCCGCGCTCTCGTTCCACGGCCTGGTGGGCTTCGGCAAGGAGAACCTGGGCCTGTCCAACGGCTGGGAGTACCTCGTCCCGTTCGGCCTGGACGGCGCCGCGATGTTCTGCTCCGTGCTCGCCGTGCGCGAGGCCAGCCACGGTGACGCGGCGCTCGGTTCGCGCCTGCTGGTCTGGGTGTTCGCGATCGCCTCGGCCTGGTTCAACTGGGTGCACGCCCCGCGCGGCGTGTCCCACGACGGCGCCCCGCAGTTCTTCTCCGGGATGTCCATCTCGGCCGCGATCCTGTTCGACCGGGCGCTGAAGCAGACCCGCAAGGCCGCGCTGCGCGAGCAGGGCCTCGTCCCGCGTCCGCTGCCGCAGATCCGGATCGTCCGCTGGCTGCGCGCCCCCCGCGAGACCTACGCCGCCTGGTCGCTGATGCTGCTGGAGAACGTCCGCAGCCTGGACGAGGCGGTCGAGGAGGTCCGCGAGGAGCGCCAGACGAAGGAGGCGGCCAAGCTGCGTGCCCGCAGCGCCGACCGCCGCGAGCGCGCCGAGCTCAAGGCCATCTCCCGCCAGAGCGGGATGCTGGCCCGGGCCCGCGGCGGCCGGCAGGTGCCCGCGCTCACCGCTGCCGGAGACGGCCCGAACGCTTCGGAGCCTGCCCTAGCCGCTGACGCCGACGCCACCTCCCAGACCGGCCGCTCCGTGCTGGAGCCCGCTTCGCTGAGCGCCCTGGAGGCCGGCCGCCGCCCGCGGGCCGCCGTCGGGTCCTCCTCGACCGACCCGTTCGGCGACTCGTCCTACCTCGGCAGCGGCTCCTCCTCGTCCTCCTACCGCAGCTCGACCATCGACCTGACGGCCGACGACGACACCCTGTCGATGCCCAAGCTGGACTCGCTGGAGCGCAAGCTGCGCGCCATCGAGCAGCAGCTCGGCTGACCCTCCCGCAGCGGGGACAACCGAACCGAGCACCGCGCACGCAGAACGGCCGCCCCCTCACCGGAGGGGGCGGCCGTTCTCGTCGGGCCCCGGGGCGACGGCCCCGGGTGCGGAGCGCTACTTGCCGGCGCTCGCCAGTTCGTGGTCGTCCCCGCCGCCGCCCGCGGCGGCCTCCTTGCGGTTGCGCAGGATCGACGAGCCGAGGGCGAGGCCGATGAAGGCGACACCGATCAGGCCGGTGACGATCTCCGGGATGTGGTACTCGATGCCGACCAGCAGGATCACCGAGAGCGCGCCGATCGCGTAGTGCGCGCCGTGCTCCAGGTAGACGTAGTCGTCGAGGGTGCCCTGACGGACCAGGTAGACGGTCAGCGAGCGGATGTACATCGCGCCGATGCCGAGGCCCAGGGTGATCTGGAAGATGTCGCTGGAGATCGCGAACGCGCCGACCACGCCGTCGAAGGAGAACGACGCGTCCAGCACCTCCAGGTACATGAAGAGGAAGAACGCGGCCTTGCCGCCCACCTGGACGATGGACTTCCCGGACTTGCCGGTCTCCTCCTCCTCCTCGGCCTCCTCCTCCAGGCCCGCCTCGAAGATCGAGGAGAGCCCGTTGACGGAGAGGTAGGTGACCAGGCCGAGCACTCCGGCGAGCAGCACCGTCTCGGCGTGCTCCCCGGCGAAGAAGTTGGACGCCAGCAGCAGCGTGACCAGCGCGACGACCGTCGAGAAGGCCTCCAGCTTGCCGACCTTCTCCAGCGGACGCTCGATCCAGGCCAGCCAGTTGTAGTCCTTCTCCTCGAAGATGAAGTCGAGGAAGATCATCAGCAGGAAGACGCCACCGAACGCCGCGATGGCCGGGTTGGCGGCCTCCAGGTACTGGGCGTAGGTGGAACCCTCGTAGGTCTTGTCGGAGTTGAGCGCGAGGTCGATGACGGTCGCGGGGCTGAGGTGCGCGGTGAGGCCGACGACCAGCAGCGGGAAGATCAGCCGCATACCGAAGACGGCGATCAGCACGCCGACGGTGAGGAAGATCTTCTGCCAGTACGGGTTCATCCGCTTCAGCACCGTGGCGTTGACCACCGCGTTGTCGAACGACAGGGAGATCTCCAGGATGGAGAGGATCAGCACGATGCCGAATCCTTCAGCTCCCCAGAGCAGGCCGGCTGCGATCAGCCCGATGACGGTGATCGCGAATGACCAGCCGAAGGTGCGGAGGAACACGGGACTTGGTTACCTTTCGAGTTCATGGCGCCGAGGACGTCGACCGCGTCGGACGCGGGTCTCGGGCCGCCGTTACTGTACGTTCACGCCGAAATCGAGGGCAATGCCGCGCAGACCAGAGGCGTACCCCTGGCCCACCGCGCGGAACTTCCACTCGCCCGCGTAGCGGTACAGCTCGCCGAAGATCATCGCGGTCTCGCTGGAGGCGTCCTCGGTCAGGTCGTACCGCGCGATCTCCTGCCCGTCCAGGGAGTTGACCACCCGGATGTAGGCGTTGCGCACCTGACCGAAGTTCTGCAGGCGCGACTCGGCGTCGTAGATCGACACCGGGAAGGCCACCTTGTCCACCTGCGGGGGGACGAGGTCCAGGTTGACCAGCACGACCTCGTCGTCGCCGTCGCCGTCGCCGGTGAGGTTGTCACCGGTGTGCTCGACCGAGCCCTCGGGGCTCTTCAGGTTGTTGTAGAAGACGAAGTACTCGTCACCGAGCACCCGGCCTCCCGAGCAGAGCAGCGCGCTCGCATCGAGGTCGAACGGCGCACCGGTGGTCGAGCGGGCGTCCCAGCCGAGGCCGATCTGGACCTGCGTCAGATTCGGCGCGGCCTTGGTGAGCGAGACGTTTCCACCCTTGGCGAGCGTGACACTCATGGCTGTCCTTCCTCCCTTTTCCTCCCGGGGCGCATCTCAAGGTCTATTCCCCCGTGGCCCCGCCCGGCCTCCTTCGGCCGGCTGAACTTCCTGAACTCCTATCCTTCCAGTGCGCCGGACCGGCTCGAAGCCGGGGCGCACGAACCGGTGACCCCCGGCCGGGCCCCACCCGCCGCCCGCCCCGGGCGCCACGAAGCCGCACAGCGCGAACCCGAGCGACACGGCCCCGGACAGCACGAAGCCGGGGCGGCCGCCGACGCCCTCGCGTCCGCGGCCGGCCCCGGCCCGGTGGTACTCCGTCAGGCCCGGCGGGCCCGCCGCCCGGCTCAGACGTTGACGCCGAAGTCCTGGGCGATGCCGCGCAGGCCGGAGGCGTACCCCTGGCCGATGGCGCGGAACTTCCACTCGGCGCCGTTGCGGTACAGCTCGCCGAAGACCATCGCGGTCTCGGTCGAGGCGTCCTCGGAGAGGTCGTACCGGGCCAGCTCCTTGTTGTCGGCCTGGTTCACCACGCGGATGAACGCGTTGCGGACCTGGCCGAAGTTCTGGGTCCGGTTCTCGGCGTCGTAGATCGACACCGGGAAGACGATCTTCTGCACATCGGCCGGCACGGTCGCCAGGTCGACCTTGATGGCCTCGTCGTCGCCCTCGCCGGCACCGGTCAGGTTGTCGCCGGTGTGCTCGACCGAGCCCTCGGGGCTCTTCAGGTTGTTGAAGAAGACGAAGTTGCCGTCCTTGTCGACCTTGCCCTGGTCGTTGCAGAGCAGGGCGCTGGCGTCCAGGTCGAAGTCCGTGCCGGTGGTGGTACGGACGTCCCAGCCAAGGCCGATGACCACGGCGGTCAGGCCGGGGGCTTCCTTGGTGAGCGAGACATTGCCGCCCTTGCTCAGGCTGACACCCACTTGTCCTCCAAGATTCGGGAGGCACGCGCTGGTGCCCCCGTGGTGCGGTCGGAGGTGCGGCGACGATTGCGCCGAGCCTCTGACCAGCCAACGGACCGATCGTAGTGCCGGGTTCCCGTCCTGGGCGGAGAACGGGCCCGGCGTGGCTGTTCGAATCCGCGCGGGGGCCCGCCCCGCGGTCCGTCCGCAGCCCGCCGGGCCCGTCGGGCACCCCCGGGAAGGGGCGCGCGGGGACCTCAGAGCGCGCCGAGGACCTTCAGGTACTCCTGCTCGTCACGGGCGTCCGGCAGGTCGTTGACGACGCTCCAGCGGACCACGCCGGCCTTGTCGATCACGAAGGTGCCGCGCACCGCGCAGCCCTTCTCCTCGTTGAAGACGCCGTAGGCGCGGGAGACCTCGCCGTGCGGCCAGAAGTCGGAGAGCAGCGGGTACTCCAGGCCCTCCTGCTCGGCGAAGACGCGCTGGGTGAACGGCGAGTCGTTGGAGACGCCGAGCACCTGGACCTCGTCGTTCTGCAGGCGCGGCAGCTCCTTCTGGATCGCGCAGACCTCGCCGGTGCAGACGCCGGTGAAGGAGAACGGGTAGAAGACCAGGACGACGTTCTTCTCGCCCCGGAAGTCGGAGAGCCTGACCAGCTCGCCGTGCTGGTTCTTCAGCTCGAAGTCCGGAGCCTCGGTGCCGACCTCGATGGCCATGGTGGGACCTTTCTGACGCGACAGGGCCGCGCGGCGGGCGCGGTGAGCGCCATCCTTGCATTCGCCGACCCCGATTCGGCCGAACGGGTGAGGCGGCCGGTGCTCGGGGCGCCTGCTTTCGCCCTCGGCGAACGCGACCCCGGCAGGGGATCCAGCCCGGAACGCGAAACGGCCGGGCCCCGCTGGAGGAAGCTCCAACGGGGCCCGGCTCTGGATCGCGGCTCAGGCGCGAGGGGCGCTCAGCGCTTGCCCGCCTTGGCGGCCTTGGTCGCCAACCGGGTGGCGGCCCAGTCCTTGGCGATGGCGATCGAGCTGGTCTGCGAGAGGCCGGCGGTCCGGGCCGCGTCGGCGATGTCGGACGCCTCGATGTGGCCGTCCCGGCCGGTCTTGGGCGTCAGAAGCCAGATCAGGCCGCCCTCGGCCAGGTATTCCAGGGCGTCGACGAGGGAGTCGGTGAGATCTCCGTCGTCGTCGCGGTGCCACAGCAGGACGGCGTCGGCGACGTCGTCGTAGTCCTCGTCGACGAGATCTGTCCCGGTGATCTCCTCGATGCCCTCGCGGAGTTCCTGGTCACTGTCTTCGTCGTACCCCAGCTCCTGGATGATCTGGTCCTTCTCGAATCCGAGACGGTGGGCCGGGTTGGACTTGTCCGCGGGGTCCGCGGTCGCGCTCACGGGAATAACCTCCAGTATTCGGCTCGGCATCCATGCCGAGGCTGTGGCCGTAGTCCACACGGGCGCGGCGGTTCGCGCAAGTACCCGACCCCCGATCCCCTCCAAAGGTTGACGTGTCGCAGGGGGACACGCCGGTCGACGTGTCGTGAATCACACCGATTTGCCCTTCTCTGCATGGGACAAGGATGCTTCGGGTGACCCCGGTCCACAGGCCGTACGCGTGCCCGAGATGCGAACGGCATTCGGGTCCGCGCGTGCGCGGGCGTAGAGTCTCCTGTTGGCCCTCACCCCGACCGCCCGCCATCGGACGATCGGGCAACCAGGTCGGACCACCTCTGTTCGTAACACCCGGTGGTGCGGGGCGCAGGCAATAGCGCCTGCTCCGCGCGCCGCCAGACCGCTCCGCCTACCGGGCGCAGCGGTTACCGATCGGTAGAGATGACGGATCTCCGAGCGCGGTAGCACGATGGAGGCGGCGCGACACACCTCAGTTTCGACCGACAGTGAAGGAACAGCGTGGCTTCCGGATCCGATCGCAACCCGATCATCATTGGCGGCCTTCCGAGTCAGGTCCCGGACTTCGATCCCGAGGAGACCGCGGAATGGCTGGAGTCGCTTGACGCGGCCATCGACGAGCGGGGGCGCGAGCGTGCCCGCTACCTGATGCTCCGCTTGATCGAGCGCGCCCGCGAGAAGCGTGTCGCCGTGCCCGAGATGCGCAGCACGGACTACATCAACACCATCGCCACCAAGGACGAGCCGTTCTTCCCCGGCAACGAGGAGATCGAGCGCAAGGTCCTCAACGCGACCCGCTGGAATGCGGCCGTCATGGTCTCCCGGGCGCAGCGTCCGGGCATCGGCGTCGGCGGCCACATCGCCACCTTCGCCTCCTCCGCGTCGCTCTACGACGTGGGCTTCAACTACTTCTTCCGCGGCAAGGACGCCGAGGGCGAGTCCGGCGACCAGATCTTCTTCCAGGGTCACGCCTCCCCCGGCATCTACGCCCGCGCCTTCCTCCTGGACCGACTGTCCGAGCAGCAGCTCGACGCCTTCCGCCAGGAGAAGTCGAAGGCGCCGTACGGCCTCTCCAGCTACCCCCACCCGCGGCTGATGCCGGACTTCTGGGAGTTCCCGACCGTCTCGATGGGCCTCGGCCCGCTCGGCGCGATCTACCAGGCCCGGATGAACCGCTACCTGGAGCACCGGGGCATCAAGGACACCTCCGCCTCGCACGTGTACGCCTTCCTCGGCGACGGCGAGATGGACGAGCCGGAGTCGCTGGGCCAGCTGTCGCTCGCCGCGCGTGAGGGCCTGGACAACCTGACCTTCGTGGTCAACTGCAACCTGCAGCGCCTGGACGGCCCGGTCCGCGGCAACGGCAAGATCATCCAGGAGCTGGAGTCCCAGTTCCGGGGCGCCGGCTGGAACGTCATCAAGCTGGTCTGGGACCGCAGCTGGGACCCGCTGCTCGCACAGGACCGCGACGGCGTCCTGGTGAACAAGCTGAACACCACGGTCGACGGCCAGTTCCAGACGTACGCCACCGAGACCGGCGCGTACATCCGCGAGAACTTCTTCGGCGGCGACCTGCGGCTGCGCAAGATGGTCGAGAGCATGACCGACCAGCAGATCCAGCACCTGGGTCGCGGCGGCCACGACCACGCCAAGGTCTACGCGGCGTTCAAGGCGGCCCGCGAGCACACGGGCCAGCCGACGGTCATCCTGGCCCAGACGGTCAAGGGCTGGACGCTCGGCCCCAACTTCGAGGGCCGCAACGCGACGCACCAGATGAAGAAGCTGACGGTCGAGGACCTGAAGCGCTTCCGCGACCGCCTGCACATCCCGATCACGGACAAGCAGTTGGAGGAGGGCTACCCGCCCTACTACCACCCGGGCCGTGACTCGGAGGAGATCCAGTACATGCACGACCGCCGCAAGGAGCTGGGCGGCTACGTGCCGACCCGCAAGGTGCGGCCGCGTCAGCTGGAGCTGCCGGGCGACGACGCGTACAAGGCGGTCAAGAAGGGTTCGGGCAACCAGACCATCGCCACCACGATGGCGTTCGTCCGGGTGCTCAAGGACCTGATGCGGGACAAGGGCATCGGCAACCGCTTCGTGCCGATCGCGCCCGACGAGTACCGCACCTTCGGCATGGACTCGCTGTTCCCGTCGGCGAAGATCTACAACCCGCTGGGCCAGACCTACGAGTCGGTCGACCGCGAGCTGCTGCTGGCGTACAAGGAGTCCCCGACCGGCCAGATGCTGCACGACGGCATCTCCGAGGCGGGCTGCACGGCCTCGCTGATCGCCGCGGGCTCCTCCTACGCCACCCACGGCGAGCCGCTGATCCCGGTCTACGTCTTCTACTCGATGTTCGGGTTCCAGCGCACCGGTGACCAGTTCTGGCAGATGGCCGACCAGCTGGCCCGCGGCTTCGTGATCGGCGCCACCGCCGGCCGGACCACGCTGACCGGCGAGGGCCTGCAGCACGCGGACGGCCACTCGCACCTGCTGGCCTCGACCAACCCGGGCGTCGTCGCGTACGACCCCGCGTACGGCTTCGAGATCGCGCACATCGTCCAGGACGGCCTGCGGCGGATGTACGGCTCGTCGGCGGAGTTCCCGCACGGCGAGGACGTCTTCTACTACATGACCGTCTACAACGAGCCGATCAAGATGCCGGCCGAGCCGGAGAACGTCGACGTCGAGGGCATCCTCAAGGGTCTGCACCGGTACGCCCCGGCGACCGCCGGCCAGATCCCGGCCCAGATCCTCGCCTCCGGCGTGGCGGTGCCGTGGGCCCTGGAGGCCCAGCGCGTCCTCGCCGAGGAGTGGAACGTCAAGGCCGACGTCTGGTCGGCGACCTCCTGGAACGAGCTGCGCCGCGACGCGGTGGAGGCCGAGGAGTTCAACCTCCTGCACCCGGAGGAGCAGCAGCGCGTCCCCTACGTGACGCAGAAGCTGCAGGGCACCGAGGGCCCGTTCGTCGCCGTCTCCGACTGGATGCGCGCGGTGCCGGACCAGATCTCGCGCTGGGTGCCGGGGCAGTACCAGTCGCTGGGTGCCGACGGCTTCGGCTTCGCCGACACCCGTGGCGCGGCCCGTCGCTTCTTCCACATCGACGCGCAGTCGGTCGTCCTGGGCGTGCTCACCGAGCTCGCCAAGCAGGGCAAGATCGACCGCAGCGCCCTGAAGGACGCGATCGACCGCTACCAGCTGCTGGACGTGGCCGCGGCCGACCCGGGTGCCGCCGGCGGCGACGCCTGAGCGCTCGGTGAGCCGGTGAACCGGTGAACCCAGGGGCCGGACCTCCTCCGTGGAGGTCCGGCCCTTCGCCGTTCCCGCCGCCGGATCCCCGGTGTGACCTCCGTCACATCCCCTTGAACCTCACACAGGTGTGAGCTCCTAGGGTCGTTCCCAGATGAACCGGACCACCCAGGAGGTCTCCCATGAACGCCGTCCACCCCGAGCCCGCCGCCGGCGGCAACGCGTACAACCGCGGTGTGATCACCGAGTTCCGGGCCTCGGCCGGCACGGTCGGCGGCTCCTTCGCGGGCACCCCGCTGCTGCTGCTCACCACCTGGGGCCGGCGCAGCGGCGAGCCGCGCACCACCCCGCTGGTCCATCTGACGGAGGGCGGCCGACCCGTCGTCTTCGCCTCGAACGGCGGCGCCCCGGCCGATCCGGACTGGTACCGCAACCTGGCCGCCCGCCCCGAGGTCACCGTCGAGCTCGGCGCCGAGCGCTACCCGGCGCTGGCCGTCCCGGTGACCGGCGGCGAGCGGTACGAGGCACTCTGGGCGGCCCAGATCGCCGCCCAGCCGGCGTTCGCCGCCTACCGGGCGCGGGCCGGGCGCGTGGTGCCGCTGGTGGAGCTGCGCCGCGCGGCGGGCTGACCCGGAAGGCCGACGCGCGAAGCCGGTGGCCCCGGACTCCCTCGGGAGTCCGGGGCCACCGGCTTCGCGGTCCGCGGGCGGTCAGATGTGGACGGCCGGGCCGGCCTCGCCCTTGCCCCGGCGGGCGAGCAGCCCGAGCAGGGCGGCGGCGAAGGCCACCACGGACGCCACCGCGAAGGCGAGCGACATCCCGCTGAGGAAGGACTGGTGGACGGCGCCGGCCATCGCGTCTACCACCTCGGCCGGGGTCCCCTCCGGGGCGGGCGGGGCGAAGCCGAGCTGGGCCGCCTGCTTGAGGCCCTCGGCCTCGGCGCCCTGGACCGGCGGCAGGCCGGCCTCGGCCCACTTGCCGGGCAGCACGTCGCCGACCTTGGCGGCCATCAGGGCGCCCAGCGCCGCGGTGCCGAGGCTGCCGCCGACCTGCATCGCGGCCTGCTGGAGGCCTCCGGCCACGCCGGAGAGCTCCATCGGCGCGTTGCCGACGATCACCTCGGTGGCGCCGACCATGACCGGGCTCATGCCCAGGCCCATCAGGACGAACCAGAGCGACATCACCCCGGCACCGGAGCCCTCGTCCAGGGTGGACATCCCGAACATCGCCACGGTGGTGATCAGCATGCCGGCCACGATCGGGACCCGCGGGCCGAGCCGGCCGATGGCCAGCCCCGCCACCGGCGAGCCGATGATCATCATGCCGGTCATCGGCAGCAGGTGGACGCCGGCCTCGACCGGCGCCATCCCGTGGACGTTCTGCAGGTAGAAGGTCACGAAGAAGATCGCGCCGAAGAACGAGAAGGCCATCAGCACCATCAGCAGCGTGGCGGCCGACAGCGGGACGGAGCGGAACAGGCTGAGCGGGATCAGCGGCTCGCGGGCGACCCGCTGCCAGAGCGCGAAGGCCGTCATCAGGACCAGCGCGCCGCCCAGGAAGAGCAGGGTGCTGGTGTCGCCCCAGCCCCACTCGGGCGCCTTGATGATGCCGAAGACCAGCGCGAACATCGCCAGCGAGAGCAGCACGATGCCGGGGACGTCGAAGGATTTGGCCGCCTTCTCGGCCCGGACGTCCCGCAGGATCCAGATGCCGAGGGCCAGCGTGAGCAGGCCGACCGGGATGTTGATGAAGAACACCGACTGCCAGCTGACGTGCTCGACCAGCAGACCGCCGACGATCGGACCGGCCGCCGAGGACGCGCCGATCACCCCGCCCCAGATGCCGATCGCCATGTTGAGCTTCTCGACCGGGAAGGCCCCGCGCAGCAGGCCGAGCGCGGCCGGCTGGAGCAGCGCGCCGAACAGGCCCTGCAGGACGCGGCAGGCGATCACCGTCTCGATGTTGCCCGCGAAGGCGATCGCGGCCGAGGTGGCGGCGAAGCCGGCCGCGCCGACCAGGAAGGTCCGCTTGTGGCCGAAGCGGTCGCCGATCTTGCCGGCGGTGATCAGGAAGACCGCGAGGGCGAGCAGGTAACCGCTGGTCACCCACTGGATCTCGGACGGCGCGGCCTTGAGGTCGGCCTGGATGACGGGGTTCGCGATCGCGACGATCGTGCCGTCCAGCGCGACCATCATCACGCCGACGGCGACGGTCAGCAGGGTCAGCCAGGGATGCCCCTTCAGGCCGCCCCCGGAGGACGAGTCGGGCTGCGGCGGGTCGTCCGCCTTGGTGCTCTTGACGACGGACTGGCTCATCTGGGGCCCTCCGGGGGCATGGCAGCGAACAGACGTGGTCGTGGCGCCCCGGGCCCACCCGTCCCCACGAGTTACCCGGCCTGGGGGCGCCACGCTCCGGAGATTATGTCAGCAACTGACATTTGGCAAACTCTGCCTTGTTGCGGGGACTGACATTTGTCAGGCCGCTACAGTTGTGCACCAGTACCCCCCTCCGCCTCGCCGTCCGGAAGGCCCC of the Kitasatospora sp. NBC_01246 genome contains:
- a CDS encoding TerD family protein, which gives rise to MSVTLAKGGNVSLTKAAPNLTQVQIGLGWDARSTTGAPFDLDASALLCSGGRVLGDEYFVFYNNLKSPEGSVEHTGDNLTGDGDGDDEVVLVNLDLVPPQVDKVAFPVSIYDAESRLQNFGQVRNAYIRVVNSLDGQEIARYDLTEDASSETAMIFGELYRYAGEWKFRAVGQGYASGLRGIALDFGVNVQ
- a CDS encoding DUF475 domain-containing protein, translating into MFLRTFGWSFAITVIGLIAAGLLWGAEGFGIVLILSILEISLSFDNAVVNATVLKRMNPYWQKIFLTVGVLIAVFGMRLIFPLLVVGLTAHLSPATVIDLALNSDKTYEGSTYAQYLEAANPAIAAFGGVFLLMIFLDFIFEEKDYNWLAWIERPLEKVGKLEAFSTVVALVTLLLASNFFAGEHAETVLLAGVLGLVTYLSVNGLSSIFEAGLEEEAEEEEETGKSGKSIVQVGGKAAFFLFMYLEVLDASFSFDGVVGAFAISSDIFQITLGLGIGAMYIRSLTVYLVRQGTLDDYVYLEHGAHYAIGALSVILLVGIEYHIPEIVTGLIGVAFIGLALGSSILRNRKEAAAGGGGDDHELASAGK
- a CDS encoding DUF2637 domain-containing protein, with translation MNLTSIQLVWTVIGGAALLFTAILVATLRFKNTTKNEDSGDSWERTEERRRRKEMIYGISSYVLLFCCAGVAAALSFHGLVGFGKENLGLSNGWEYLVPFGLDGAAMFCSVLAVREASHGDAALGSRLLVWVFAIASAWFNWVHAPRGVSHDGAPQFFSGMSISAAILFDRALKQTRKAALREQGLVPRPLPQIRIVRWLRAPRETYAAWSLMLLENVRSLDEAVEEVREERQTKEAAKLRARSADRRERAELKAISRQSGMLARARGGRQVPALTAAGDGPNASEPALAADADATSQTGRSVLEPASLSALEAGRRPRAAVGSSSTDPFGDSSYLGSGSSSSSYRSSTIDLTADDDTLSMPKLDSLERKLRAIEQQLG
- a CDS encoding peroxiredoxin, with the protein product MAIEVGTEAPDFELKNQHGELVRLSDFRGEKNVVLVFYPFSFTGVCTGEVCAIQKELPRLQNDEVQVLGVSNDSPFTQRVFAEQEGLEYPLLSDFWPHGEVSRAYGVFNEEKGCAVRGTFVIDKAGVVRWSVVNDLPDARDEQEYLKVLGAL
- a CDS encoding nitroreductase/quinone reductase family protein, yielding MNAVHPEPAAGGNAYNRGVITEFRASAGTVGGSFAGTPLLLLTTWGRRSGEPRTTPLVHLTEGGRPVVFASNGGAPADPDWYRNLAARPEVTVELGAERYPALAVPVTGGERYEALWAAQIAAQPAFAAYRARAGRVVPLVELRRAAG
- a CDS encoding TerD family protein, producing MGVSLSKGGNVSLTKEAPGLTAVVIGLGWDVRTTTGTDFDLDASALLCNDQGKVDKDGNFVFFNNLKSPEGSVEHTGDNLTGAGEGDDEAIKVDLATVPADVQKIVFPVSIYDAENRTQNFGQVRNAFIRVVNQADNKELARYDLSEDASTETAMVFGELYRNGAEWKFRAIGQGYASGLRGIAQDFGVNV
- a CDS encoding DUF3052 domain-containing protein, translating into MSATADPADKSNPAHRLGFEKDQIIQELGYDEDSDQELREGIEEITGTDLVDEDYDDVADAVLLWHRDDDGDLTDSLVDALEYLAEGGLIWLLTPKTGRDGHIEASDIADAARTAGLSQTSSIAIAKDWAATRLATKAAKAGKR
- the aceE gene encoding pyruvate dehydrogenase (acetyl-transferring), homodimeric type, with amino-acid sequence MASGSDRNPIIIGGLPSQVPDFDPEETAEWLESLDAAIDERGRERARYLMLRLIERAREKRVAVPEMRSTDYINTIATKDEPFFPGNEEIERKVLNATRWNAAVMVSRAQRPGIGVGGHIATFASSASLYDVGFNYFFRGKDAEGESGDQIFFQGHASPGIYARAFLLDRLSEQQLDAFRQEKSKAPYGLSSYPHPRLMPDFWEFPTVSMGLGPLGAIYQARMNRYLEHRGIKDTSASHVYAFLGDGEMDEPESLGQLSLAAREGLDNLTFVVNCNLQRLDGPVRGNGKIIQELESQFRGAGWNVIKLVWDRSWDPLLAQDRDGVLVNKLNTTVDGQFQTYATETGAYIRENFFGGDLRLRKMVESMTDQQIQHLGRGGHDHAKVYAAFKAAREHTGQPTVILAQTVKGWTLGPNFEGRNATHQMKKLTVEDLKRFRDRLHIPITDKQLEEGYPPYYHPGRDSEEIQYMHDRRKELGGYVPTRKVRPRQLELPGDDAYKAVKKGSGNQTIATTMAFVRVLKDLMRDKGIGNRFVPIAPDEYRTFGMDSLFPSAKIYNPLGQTYESVDRELLLAYKESPTGQMLHDGISEAGCTASLIAAGSSYATHGEPLIPVYVFYSMFGFQRTGDQFWQMADQLARGFVIGATAGRTTLTGEGLQHADGHSHLLASTNPGVVAYDPAYGFEIAHIVQDGLRRMYGSSAEFPHGEDVFYYMTVYNEPIKMPAEPENVDVEGILKGLHRYAPATAGQIPAQILASGVAVPWALEAQRVLAEEWNVKADVWSATSWNELRRDAVEAEEFNLLHPEEQQRVPYVTQKLQGTEGPFVAVSDWMRAVPDQISRWVPGQYQSLGADGFGFADTRGAARRFFHIDAQSVVLGVLTELAKQGKIDRSALKDAIDRYQLLDVAAADPGAAGGDA
- a CDS encoding Tellurium resistance, which codes for MASIWEYLRGERNTLDPGGQHKITLTKSTPQHAITGAAATTGYLYVNLHWTTRIGAPRSSGRDALKRWFSPRILSPVEPDTQQGAQLNVDLDLACMYELSDGSRGVVQPLGGYFGDLQRAPFVKLSGDDQYGAPSGETMYVNLEKKDQFKRLLIFVYIYDGTPAFEQANAVVTIVPQTGPRIEIKLEERAPAARSCAVVLIENSGDNQLTVRREVRYVNGFQADIDRLYGFGMQWQRGYKGPSGPE